Sequence from the Ooceraea biroi isolate clonal line C1 chromosome 5, Obir_v5.4, whole genome shotgun sequence genome:
ttatataagtgaaaaatttttacatataacgTTTTACAATCTTAGTCTAACATTTAACGTAATATACAGATCATGATCATGAGTTTGATTATCTTGATTAGATTAGGTTACTGCAGTTTTTCAATTTCTACCGTGAGatttaatcataataaataacgaatttttaatatttctgcgATTAATTACCTGAAGAACTCCGCGTACTGGCGACCGTGCAAGCGTACGGGACTAACGAGCACGTTGTTGCCTCACATAATGAGAGGAGAATAATTACACAGTAGATTCTGGAGAACAAGTCACAGATGACCCGGATCAGACAGCACATCGTGGGTAGGACAAAGTGCACCGACTGAGAATGAAACTCGCAGCCGACCGTCGTCCTCCATTGCGCGCGGGGTCGCATCCTCATTATCTTGAACATTGATTTGGGAGGTAAACTCATTACAAGCAAGATTGACGGACAATGGCCCTGTACGTACAAATTATCCGTTACAGCATATGTTCACGCATACGTAGCGTGCTTAGTAAAGCAATATCTGATGCTTACGAAAGTCATATAAACAGTCTTTAAGAAatgattaattgatattacatCAAGCTGTTCTTCGCACACTCATCTAACTTCGTCATTTCGTGTTTTATTTAGCACTTAATGAAGTCATATCTAGAATTCCGGCTGTATCAAATGAATCTACGTTCGAggtttgtttctttttttcactcTTTTCTTCACTCTTCTTTGGTTTGATTTCTATATCCACGTCTAAtaggtttttttttattaggtcGAAGTCTTCAGAGACTTTTCGATCTTTATAAGCCGATAATAGAGGCAAGTCGTTATTCGGCGAGAACTCGTTTTGATATGTTGGTAGAACAGTATATATCTTACACGTTCAgttaagaaaaaagaaaaaagaatcacAGGGagcaaagaaaaaattatttttatcactgTCTCACAAAGAAAGAACCTAAAAGTATCCCAGATGATCccagcaaaaataaaaaagaaattcactCGCTCGTAAACCTATTTTCTCCCTGCTTCCCTTTTTCCGAGTCTTTCAAGTTtaaagttaatatttatttcaaagtttAGCCATCTAGAAGACGAACTGTAAagttatcatttatttatcaatcgGTAACAACTTGTCCGGAATGTGCCGGCATCATTCGGTGCAGTGTAATATTGCAGCTgcaagaaaaccgcagaaatACATTATGCAATGTGATATTCATATATGCATGCGTATTCCACTAAAACAAGGCTGCaatctttcctttttattaaaataattattgacattaattaatagcaataaagaattatcaaacattttatttatcgttagtttcttaattaaactttttcattATCGCTAATGATATAGAATTAATTTGCTAACGAAGAAATAAAACGACGTAAAATAAGGTCTAttacaaaatgaaaaagatttttaaatacaaatatataattgacatATATACAATCGATTATATGTACCGAATATGCTGATAATATGAAGTACTTGCTGCCGAAAAACTTTATCTACTCTTTTCaaaattaagaatatattttaggataactttatgtttctatgggaataaattgtaaatataaaagccATGTTGCATACCGAACGTAtgcatacgtacatatattcaatttattaaaacttacaTAAATTAGAAATCAAGTAACAGCCGCAGTCGCTGCACGGGAGGAAAGAAAATGACAGAAAGCAGAATTAATAGTTGctcatcattaatatttattgaatagaTGCGTTTCGGCTTTACATCACATATAGCGTATAGTGCAGTCGAACATCGATAGATTTTCTCGCGACATCATCATTTCCAACATCCTCTTACAAACCATTGCACCTGTATACGTGCAGAGAAAAAATTGTGTTGAAATATTACTCGCGCAACTAGATAAACTCTCGACAATAGCCTAACGATTAATTTGACAATTAATATTCTACTTCGCGTTTCTTGATGgccttctgaaatattgcaagTAACTCTTTAGGACAGTCTCACTCCGCCGGAACCAGGACACTCGCCTTTGCTCTTCACGGCCAGTTCTGTGCAAGGACAATCAGTGTAACTAACAGTGTTAAGTTAAATATGCAATGACATCTTatcttgtaaattatttaagcTTTGTTCGATCGTCACGATATATTTCTGAATATTTGTGCATATTTACTCGTTCCCATCTCGCAGTTGTGAACATCCAGAGTGCACTGCGTGCCGAAAGTCCTCGGCTTGACGTTGGGATCGGCAGGATCGTGAGCGCAAACAGGATCATAATCATTCCCGCATTCTCGGGCACAATCCTTCTTGTTCTTCTTCGCATCTTTGGCAGCCTTGATGGCATCCTTTACGTCCTTCGATGCGGTCGCCGCTTCTTTAATATCCTTAGGCTCCTTTATGTCTTTCATGGTGGTCGCCTTCGCGTCTTCAGGAAGAGCATACCCTTCCTCGCAGAACGTGAACATGCTGAGGAATGCCATCGCTACGGTGGagtgagaaaagagaaaattgagAATAACAAATATTGACCCAACGTTCCAAAAACTTTAATCCGATTTCTTCCTTCTATAAAATGACAGATTTCTGCATTACAGTTGCAATGTACCAAATGATGaattatttctaaatgttATCTTGGATAAGTACGAGAGATTACtactatgtataataattttcaatgatTGATGTGTGATCTCTGAAAGTGTTTCCATTGAAGAATAGCAGAGGACGTATTACGTAAATCCATTGAAAGTGGCTTAACGTCTCGTTATGATGCTGCGCGGCCTTAATACGCGTCTCTATTGGATGATTGCGGctttattgaaaaatcaagGTTTATTTTAAATCGAGATCAGTCCGCTCCTTGCGGTGACTGCGACGTTCCTTCACTCAAGGCCACTTACGCCCACGCCCATTTAAAGGTATTTTCTTCGACTCTCTGTGGTTTGATTTTTTCGGAAATCACGCGAGCAAATGATTTTCGCATGAA
This genomic interval carries:
- the LOC105281018 gene encoding LOW QUALITY PROTEIN: uncharacterized protein LOC105281018 (The sequence of the model RefSeq protein was modified relative to this genomic sequence to represent the inferred CDS: inserted 1 base in 1 codon) produces the protein MVTRYVSPLLIXHLLCLQIDTNFRLTSRHRSSGAMEVAIIVAMAFLSMFTFCEEGYALPEDAKATTMKDIKEPKDIKEAATASKDVKDAIKAAKDAKKNKKDCARECGNDYDPVCAHDPADPNVKPRTFGTQCTLDVHNCEMGTKLAVKSKGECPGSGGVRLS